From one Flavobacteriales bacterium genomic stretch:
- a CDS encoding pyridoxal phosphate-dependent aminotransferase yields the protein MPAISSKGRLMPPSPIRKLVPYAEAAKKRGVQVIHLNIGQPDIATPDVALDAMRKLDRTVIEYSHSAGYESYRKGLADYYAGHGITVTHEQIIVTNGGSEALLFGMMSCFEPGDEVIIPEPYYANYNSFAVSAGVKVVPVRCSIDDGFALPPIQAFESLITPRTKGILICNPGNPTGYLYSRAELETLRSIVLKHDLFLFADEVYREFCYDGARHVSALELDGLDQHAVLIDSVSKRYSMCGARVGAFITRNAELLATALKFAQARLSPPTFGQLASEAALRTPKKYFDDVVAEYVQRRDILVDGLNTIPGVRCPKPKGAFYCVAELPIDDSDAFCQWLLESFSHEGHTVMMAPATGFYADPESGRRQVRLAYVLEQPQLKLAVDCLRQALSAYPGKPAAAHAAVAEPS from the coding sequence ATGCCTGCCATTTCGTCCAAAGGCCGATTGATGCCGCCATCGCCCATCCGCAAGCTCGTGCCCTATGCCGAGGCGGCCAAGAAGCGCGGCGTACAGGTCATCCACCTGAACATCGGGCAGCCGGACATCGCAACGCCCGACGTGGCCCTGGATGCCATGCGCAAGCTGGACCGCACCGTGATCGAGTACAGCCACAGCGCTGGGTACGAGAGTTACCGGAAAGGGCTGGCCGACTATTACGCAGGGCACGGCATCACGGTCACGCACGAGCAGATCATCGTAACCAACGGCGGCAGCGAAGCCCTGCTCTTCGGCATGATGAGCTGCTTCGAGCCGGGTGATGAGGTGATCATCCCGGAACCATACTACGCCAACTACAACAGCTTCGCGGTGAGCGCCGGCGTGAAGGTCGTTCCCGTACGCTGCTCCATTGACGATGGCTTCGCGCTGCCGCCGATCCAAGCCTTCGAATCCCTGATCACCCCGCGCACCAAGGGCATCCTGATCTGCAATCCGGGCAACCCCACCGGCTACCTGTACAGCCGCGCCGAATTGGAGACCCTTCGCAGCATCGTGCTGAAGCACGACCTGTTCCTCTTCGCCGACGAGGTGTACCGCGAGTTCTGCTACGATGGCGCCAGGCATGTGAGCGCGCTGGAGCTCGACGGCCTCGATCAGCACGCGGTGCTCATCGACAGCGTGAGCAAGCGCTACAGCATGTGCGGCGCCCGTGTGGGCGCCTTCATCACGCGCAACGCCGAGCTGCTCGCCACCGCGCTGAAGTTCGCGCAAGCGCGCCTGAGCCCGCCCACCTTCGGGCAATTGGCCAGTGAAGCCGCATTGCGCACCCCGAAGAAGTACTTCGACGATGTGGTGGCCGAATACGTGCAGCGGCGCGACATCCTGGTCGATGGCCTGAACACCATCCCCGGCGTGCGCTGCCCCAAGCCCAAGGGCGCCTTCTACTGTGTGGCCGAATTGCCCATCGACGACAGTGATGCCTTCTGCCAATGGCTGCTCGAATCCTTCAGCCATGAAGGGCACACCGTGATGATGGCCCCCGCCACCGGCTTCTATGCGGATCCGGAATCGGGCCGAAGGCAGGTGCGTCTGGCGTATGTGCTGGAACAGCCGCAGCTGAAACTGGCGGTCGATTGCCTTCGCCAAGCGCTGTCGGCATACCCGGGCAAGCCCGCAGCCGCCCACGCGGCAGTGGCCGAACCGAGTTAG
- a CDS encoding DUF1573 domain-containing protein codes for MMKLLPFAFAALLGTACAAQTGPMIQVDKDVHDYGTIAQGANGECSFLVTNTGDAPLIITNCKGSCGCTVPKCDTTPIAPGQKSTVSVRYDTKRTGPINKSVTITSNAVNEPDKIVRVKGMVSGGAEDGATPN; via the coding sequence ATGATGAAGCTCCTTCCATTCGCATTCGCAGCACTGCTGGGAACAGCCTGCGCCGCGCAGACCGGTCCGATGATCCAAGTGGATAAGGACGTGCATGACTACGGCACCATCGCGCAAGGTGCGAACGGTGAATGCTCCTTCTTGGTGACCAACACGGGCGATGCCCCGCTGATCATCACCAACTGCAAGGGCTCTTGCGGCTGCACGGTCCCCAAGTGCGACACCACGCCGATCGCGCCTGGCCAGAAGAGCACGGTATCCGTGCGTTACGATACCAAGCGCACCGGGCCGATCAACAAGAGCGTCACCATCACCAGCAACGCCGTGAACGAACCGGATAAGATCGTGCGCGTGAAAGGCATGGTCTCGGGCGGCGCGGAGGACGGTGCCACGCCGAATTGA
- a CDS encoding T9SS type A sorting domain-containing protein yields the protein MMKHYALALCAGLIGFSLHAQPPCLGNFTTYAPGQSLVSNASWNPASVPPNMSGNVATTTTAASTTATVLSATGLVIGMGVSGPNIPPGTTIVGIAGTTLTLSNPATGTGTNVLHAYTTLAPWANNYPPTNQFSPGTATNSAACSVCPAVYSVNMCSGQYITAYMCVGNVYTISMCSAASAWNSVLAVTTTAGTALALNSPPSWDNDGCGTAGGHATVTYAPQVTSAYRIRLWNSSCTVNGANCGTIQIACNPVPPPPINDEPQTATNLGSPAPTSCTMVSGTVAWATTSAGVPSGCTTGGCATASGSFSGYDVWYSVGVPASGNLSVILQEISANNLAFAVYTGVPGALTIVPNSCNCNDFVSLSALTGGTTVYIRVWPQTGAPNMGSFQLCAYEPIPPPNDSPCGATGPYALPVPTSCSLTPFSTQNATALPAIYTVPAPTCGTPVAGGDVWFAAVMPGTGSMTINTQAGTLSDMAMTAYTVSGGTMSTNCATQGAVTLTQVACNDNLGANPMPGFNLTGTPGVTYYIRMWNKTTAFGTASICAIQNVPPPNDNPCGALALPVAGGCYFNQPYSNQFASTTGTTAPSVINIPNPSCGGAPNNDVWFTATVPANGQLQLDTDDLLLNDAAYAVYTATGSCGGNNLSLTQVAAGNGGCAIGTSTNGANMPAGTVTGLAPGSTVYIRVWRQSGNDGTFLLCARSTATPAPCAYTLRLTDSAGDGWNGGFVTLCINGTCTNYTVYGGISNVVFSAPLGANVTLSYTPVGGFQNQVGFSLIANNGFTMYASSNPPTSGFNHAFTVNGTCNVPPAPISDCIGAQQICNSQSFTFAPGNFGNSQDLNATNRGCMLANERQGVWLRFTTNAPGTIAFNVAVTPGTDYDFAMWGPYAGTPPCPPTSPPIRCNWSAVANTTGLSTTALNATEGAGGPPFSSALPVLAAQTYLLYIDNYSMNGLSFTLNWNNTPSTILDCNLLPVEWLGLAAEPKGSEVLVTWQTASEQHSDYYRIDRSEDGSSFRSIGMVDAAGTSLAPTSYAFTDKQPANGLNYYRVEQIAMDGSGQLSPVVSVMMRAGGQLVVYPNPAGESLWASFESANDGQASWRIVDASGRAVAWGRTSTLTGMNQVELPLTMDAGSYLVELVDERGGMLGHARFIKR from the coding sequence ATGATGAAGCATTACGCACTCGCGCTCTGCGCCGGCCTGATCGGGTTCTCGCTGCATGCGCAGCCGCCTTGCTTGGGCAATTTCACCACATATGCTCCTGGGCAGAGTCTGGTTAGCAACGCGTCCTGGAACCCCGCCTCCGTTCCACCGAACATGAGTGGCAACGTAGCCACCACCACCACCGCAGCCAGCACCACCGCAACGGTGCTCTCTGCGACTGGTTTGGTGATCGGCATGGGCGTATCGGGCCCGAACATTCCTCCCGGAACCACCATCGTGGGCATCGCCGGAACCACCCTTACGCTGAGCAACCCGGCAACAGGCACAGGAACCAATGTGCTGCACGCCTATACCACCTTGGCTCCTTGGGCCAACAACTATCCACCTACCAACCAGTTCAGCCCGGGTACAGCCACGAACTCAGCGGCTTGCTCCGTTTGCCCGGCCGTGTATTCCGTGAACATGTGCTCCGGCCAGTACATCACCGCCTATATGTGCGTTGGCAATGTGTACACCATCTCGATGTGCAGTGCCGCCTCGGCCTGGAATTCTGTCCTTGCGGTGACCACGACTGCAGGCACCGCGCTGGCATTGAATTCACCCCCATCATGGGACAACGACGGGTGCGGCACAGCAGGCGGCCATGCCACAGTGACCTATGCACCTCAAGTGACAAGCGCTTACCGCATTCGCCTTTGGAACAGCTCCTGCACCGTGAATGGCGCCAATTGCGGCACGATCCAGATCGCCTGCAACCCGGTGCCGCCGCCGCCGATCAACGATGAGCCTCAGACCGCCACCAACCTAGGCTCGCCAGCTCCCACCAGTTGCACCATGGTAAGCGGCACCGTGGCTTGGGCGACCACCTCAGCGGGCGTGCCGAGCGGTTGCACCACCGGTGGTTGCGCCACCGCTTCGGGCTCCTTCAGCGGCTACGATGTGTGGTACAGCGTGGGTGTTCCTGCCAGCGGCAACTTGTCGGTGATCCTGCAGGAGATCAGCGCCAACAACCTGGCCTTTGCGGTGTACACGGGCGTGCCCGGCGCGCTCACCATCGTGCCGAACAGCTGCAACTGCAACGACTTCGTTTCGCTGAGTGCCCTCACCGGCGGCACCACGGTCTATATCCGGGTATGGCCGCAGACCGGTGCGCCCAACATGGGCAGCTTCCAGCTCTGCGCCTATGAACCCATCCCCCCGCCCAACGACAGCCCGTGCGGAGCCACCGGACCTTATGCTTTGCCTGTGCCCACCTCGTGCTCGCTCACGCCGTTCAGCACCCAGAACGCCACCGCGCTGCCCGCGATCTACACCGTGCCCGCTCCTACTTGCGGAACCCCCGTGGCGGGCGGCGACGTGTGGTTCGCGGCGGTGATGCCCGGCACCGGTTCGATGACGATCAATACGCAGGCCGGCACGCTCAGCGACATGGCCATGACCGCCTATACCGTGTCCGGCGGCACCATGAGCACCAACTGCGCCACCCAAGGCGCCGTGACGCTCACCCAAGTGGCCTGCAATGACAATTTGGGAGCGAACCCGATGCCGGGCTTCAACCTCACGGGCACGCCGGGCGTCACCTATTACATCCGGATGTGGAACAAGACCACGGCGTTCGGAACGGCGAGCATCTGCGCCATCCAGAACGTTCCTCCGCCGAACGACAATCCGTGCGGAGCCTTGGCCTTGCCTGTTGCGGGCGGTTGCTATTTCAACCAGCCCTATTCCAACCAATTCGCTTCCACCACGGGCACCACGGCGCCCAGCGTGATCAACATCCCCAACCCGAGCTGCGGGGGCGCCCCGAACAACGATGTCTGGTTCACGGCCACGGTGCCGGCCAACGGGCAACTGCAACTGGATACGGATGACCTCCTGCTGAATGACGCCGCCTACGCGGTTTATACGGCCACGGGCAGCTGCGGCGGCAACAACCTGAGCCTGACCCAGGTGGCCGCGGGCAATGGCGGCTGCGCCATCGGCACCAGCACCAACGGTGCGAACATGCCTGCGGGCACGGTGACGGGCCTGGCGCCCGGGAGCACGGTGTACATCCGCGTGTGGCGCCAGTCCGGCAACGATGGCACCTTCCTGCTCTGCGCCCGCAGCACGGCCACGCCAGCTCCTTGCGCCTACACGCTGCGCCTCACGGATAGCGCGGGCGATGGCTGGAACGGCGGCTTCGTGACCTTGTGCATCAACGGCACCTGCACCAACTACACCGTTTACGGAGGCATCAGCAATGTGGTGTTCAGCGCGCCCTTGGGAGCCAACGTCACCTTGTCGTACACGCCGGTTGGCGGCTTCCAGAACCAGGTCGGCTTCAGCCTGATCGCGAACAACGGCTTCACCATGTACGCGAGCTCGAACCCGCCCACCAGCGGATTCAACCACGCGTTCACCGTGAACGGCACCTGCAATGTGCCACCGGCTCCGATCTCGGATTGCATCGGCGCCCAGCAGATCTGCAACTCGCAGTCGTTCACCTTCGCGCCGGGCAACTTCGGCAATTCGCAGGACCTGAACGCGACCAACCGTGGATGCATGCTGGCCAATGAGCGCCAGGGCGTCTGGCTTCGCTTCACCACGAATGCCCCCGGCACCATCGCCTTCAACGTGGCGGTGACCCCCGGCACGGATTACGATTTCGCCATGTGGGGTCCTTATGCGGGCACCCCACCCTGCCCACCCACCAGCCCGCCGATCCGCTGCAATTGGTCCGCCGTGGCGAACACCACCGGATTGAGCACCACGGCGCTGAATGCCACGGAGGGCGCCGGTGGCCCGCCGTTCTCCAGCGCGCTGCCGGTGCTTGCCGCACAAACCTACCTGCTCTACATCGATAACTACTCGATGAACGGTTTGTCGTTCACCCTGAACTGGAACAACACGCCGAGCACCATCCTCGATTGCAACCTGCTGCCGGTGGAGTGGTTGGGTCTGGCGGCGGAACCGAAGGGAAGCGAGGTGCTCGTGACCTGGCAGACCGCCAGTGAGCAGCACAGCGATTACTATCGCATCGACCGGTCGGAGGATGGCTCCTCGTTCCGGTCGATCGGCATGGTGGATGCGGCTGGGACGAGCCTTGCACCGACGTCCTACGCGTTCACGGACAAGCAGCCCGCCAATGGGCTCAATTACTACCGGGTGGAGCAGATCGCCATGGATGGGTCCGGACAACTCTCCCCCGTGGTCTCCGTGATGATGCGCGCGGGCGGCCAATTGGTGGTTTACCCGAACCCGGCCGGCGAGAGCCTTTGGGCCAGCTTCGAATCAGCGAACGATGGCCAGGCCAGTTGGCGGATCGTGGATGCCAGCGGTAGGGCCGTGGCGTGGGGCCGCACCAGCACCCTGACGGGCATGAACCAAGTGGAATTGCCCTTGACCATGGATGCCGGCAGCTACCTGGTTGAACTGGTGGATGAGCGCGGCGGCATGCTCGGCCACGCCCGCTTCATCAAGCGGTAG
- a CDS encoding DUF1573 domain-containing protein yields the protein MKQLVLSLGFGLAVIAASAQPNAKPVGGSGPMISVDKDSHDYGTIPQGANGTCEFTVTNTGDAPLIITNCQGSCGCTVPKCDTTPIKPGEKSTITVKYDTNRQGPINKSVTITSNAVNAPSKIVTIRGTVEASAASPTSPVKESSPMAPVEKH from the coding sequence ATGAAGCAGCTCGTACTCTCTCTCGGATTCGGCCTAGCCGTGATCGCCGCCAGCGCCCAGCCCAACGCCAAGCCCGTTGGCGGAAGCGGCCCCATGATCAGCGTTGACAAGGACAGCCATGACTACGGCACCATTCCGCAAGGCGCCAATGGCACCTGCGAATTCACCGTGACCAATACGGGCGATGCTCCGTTGATCATCACCAATTGCCAGGGAAGCTGCGGCTGTACGGTGCCCAAGTGCGACACCACCCCGATCAAGCCCGGCGAGAAGAGCACCATCACCGTGAAGTACGACACCAACCGCCAAGGGCCCATCAACAAGAGCGTCACCATCACCAGCAATGCCGTGAACGCCCCGAGCAAGATCGTGACGATCCGCGGCACGGTCGAGGCATCGGCCGCTTCACCCACCTCGCCGGTGAAGGAGAGCAGCCCAATGGCGCCTGTTGAGAAGCATTGA
- the xth gene encoding exodeoxyribonuclease III: MKLISFNVNGIRASVGKGLHDTLRTLDADIICFQETKATPEQVAAALKDANGYHVNAYGAEKLGYSGTAIASKEKPAKVDFGIGMKGHDDEGRVVTCTFKDHVVVCVYTPNSGEGMKRLSYRAEWDAAFKAYVTKLAKGKLPVIITGDLNVAHRPIDLARPKDNYNKTSGYTQQEIDGMDALQAAGFVDTFRHLHPDAVKYSWWSQRFGARAKNVGWRIDYVLVSKGFEKQVKEAFILNEVMGSDHCPVGIVW, encoded by the coding sequence ATGAAGCTCATCTCGTTCAATGTGAATGGCATCCGTGCCAGCGTGGGCAAGGGCCTGCACGACACCCTGCGCACCCTCGATGCCGACATCATCTGTTTCCAGGAGACCAAGGCCACGCCGGAACAAGTAGCCGCTGCACTGAAGGACGCCAACGGCTATCACGTGAACGCCTATGGCGCGGAGAAGCTCGGTTACAGCGGCACGGCCATCGCCAGCAAGGAGAAGCCCGCCAAGGTCGATTTCGGCATCGGCATGAAAGGGCACGATGACGAGGGCCGCGTGGTCACCTGCACCTTCAAGGACCACGTGGTGGTCTGCGTCTATACGCCCAACAGCGGCGAGGGCATGAAACGGCTCAGCTATCGCGCGGAATGGGATGCGGCGTTCAAGGCCTATGTCACCAAGCTGGCCAAGGGCAAATTGCCGGTCATCATCACCGGCGACCTGAACGTGGCGCACCGGCCCATCGACCTCGCGCGTCCCAAGGACAACTACAACAAGACCAGCGGCTACACTCAGCAGGAGATCGACGGCATGGACGCGCTGCAAGCGGCAGGCTTCGTGGACACCTTCCGGCATCTCCACCCGGACGCGGTGAAGTACAGCTGGTGGAGCCAGCGCTTCGGCGCACGCGCCAAGAACGTGGGCTGGCGCATCGATTACGTGCTGGTGAGCAAGGGCTTCGAGAAGCAGGTGAAGGAGGCCTTCATCCTCAACGAGGTGATGGGCAGCGATCATTGCCCGGTAGGGATCGTGTGGTGA
- a CDS encoding DUF1800 domain-containing protein, with protein MPLTPYTGPFGRPQLQHLLRRTLFGCSNADLAHFQGQSLSQVVNALLTVTNDTTPPTKAYWGLNGGNPDPNALDPQVPFGQTWVDTVRYGANDTELTELTSARLQSFLWWRTGLMVHQDRNIRERMTLFWHNHLPTEFGAIFNPRLTYVYDQLLRTQCLGNFRTLIHDITIDGAMLVYLNGYLNTAAAPDENYARELMELFTLGEGSGYTEEDVQAAARVLTGWTVRETDALGDIVLPYVAYRPSQHVTADKQFSAFFNNTVIQGVAGDPGGEAELNALLNMIMAKEEVSRFICRELYRFFVHGEIDASAETSVIEPLAEIFRDNAAAPDQMRIVMEALLTSDHFFSANVQACMIMSPADWVVGAVRKLEVPMPAPTQLEAQHMVWRDVYYLMAYCGQQLHQPPNVAGWSAYYQYPAYDDLWLDTATYPARTNTIQGIMYAGFSTPAGTYEPQSANLEFKVNFVSLVGQFTDPYDPNTLVVDAAELLFAIPVSLLVRTQLKISYLLLGQITDSYWTDAYELYVQDPNTTDMTAQLVPTLLQLLFLDMAKAAETQMH; from the coding sequence ATGCCACTGACTCCGTACACCGGCCCCTTCGGTCGCCCGCAACTGCAGCACCTGCTGCGCCGCACGCTCTTCGGTTGCTCCAACGCCGACCTCGCCCACTTCCAAGGGCAGAGCCTCAGTCAGGTGGTGAATGCGCTGCTCACCGTCACCAACGACACCACGCCGCCCACCAAAGCGTATTGGGGGCTCAACGGCGGCAACCCGGACCCGAATGCGCTCGATCCGCAGGTGCCCTTCGGACAGACCTGGGTGGATACCGTGCGCTACGGCGCCAATGACACGGAACTCACGGAGCTCACCAGTGCGCGCCTGCAGAGCTTCCTGTGGTGGCGGACGGGGCTCATGGTGCACCAGGACCGCAACATCCGCGAGCGGATGACGCTCTTCTGGCACAACCACCTGCCAACGGAATTCGGCGCGATCTTCAATCCACGGCTCACCTATGTGTACGACCAGTTGCTGCGCACCCAATGCCTGGGGAACTTCCGCACACTGATCCACGACATCACGATCGATGGCGCGATGCTGGTGTACCTGAACGGCTACCTGAACACCGCCGCAGCGCCCGATGAGAACTACGCGCGGGAGCTGATGGAGCTCTTCACGCTGGGCGAAGGCAGCGGCTACACGGAAGAGGATGTGCAGGCTGCCGCGCGTGTGCTGACTGGCTGGACCGTTCGCGAGACCGATGCCTTGGGCGACATCGTTCTGCCCTATGTGGCCTATCGACCGAGCCAGCACGTCACCGCTGACAAGCAGTTCAGCGCCTTCTTCAACAACACGGTGATCCAAGGCGTTGCCGGAGATCCCGGCGGCGAGGCCGAGCTGAACGCCTTGCTCAACATGATCATGGCGAAGGAGGAAGTCTCGAGATTCATCTGCCGGGAGCTCTACCGCTTTTTCGTGCATGGCGAGATCGATGCTTCCGCAGAGACCAGCGTCATTGAACCGCTGGCCGAGATCTTCCGCGACAACGCGGCGGCTCCCGATCAGATGCGCATCGTGATGGAAGCCCTGCTCACGAGCGACCATTTCTTCAGCGCGAACGTGCAGGCCTGCATGATCATGAGCCCCGCCGACTGGGTGGTCGGCGCGGTGCGCAAGCTGGAAGTGCCCATGCCTGCGCCCACGCAGCTCGAAGCGCAGCACATGGTCTGGCGCGATGTGTACTATCTGATGGCCTATTGCGGCCAGCAACTGCACCAACCGCCCAACGTGGCAGGCTGGTCAGCCTACTACCAGTACCCAGCCTACGACGACCTCTGGCTCGATACCGCCACGTACCCGGCGCGCACCAACACGATCCAAGGGATCATGTACGCCGGCTTCTCAACACCGGCAGGCACTTATGAGCCGCAGAGCGCGAACCTCGAATTCAAGGTGAACTTCGTTTCGTTGGTGGGGCAATTCACGGATCCCTACGACCCGAACACCTTGGTGGTGGATGCGGCCGAACTGCTCTTTGCCATACCGGTGAGCCTATTGGTGCGCACCCAGTTGAAGATCAGCTATCTGCTGCTCGGTCAGATCACGGACAGCTATTGGACGGACGCGTACGAGCTCTATGTGCAGGACCCGAATACCACCGACATGACCGCCCAGCTGGTGCCCACCCTGCTGCAGCTGCTCTTCCTCGACATGGCCAAGGCCGCAGAGACCCAGATGCACTGA
- a CDS encoding DUF1501 domain-containing protein: MNRRQFLRTSSAATVGGFTVQGFSSPLMQALWKNRAADDRVLVIIQLFGGNDGLNTVIPLDQYSVLSVKRPYVLIPQPQVLPLAGLGGTGLHPAMTGMQDLWQDGKLAIVQGVGYPEPNFSHFRATDIYETGANADQLLNSGWTGRYLNQEYPNYPAGYPNDDMPDPLAIRVGGAVGLGLQFQGLSMGVSINSTDDPLNLTNYIYQDPPSALCNGGKLDFVRQVQRQTDLYGDVIEAAASANCVQSTLYPTGNAPGARLAQALKVVAKLICGGLKTKIYWVSLGGFDTHAQQVQQDDPSIGNHANLLQGLSDSIHAFQDDLGLLGLEDRVLGMTFSEFGRRIVDNASLGTDHGSTQPMFLFGTKVIPGMLGTNPQIPSNATYQTNLAMQYDFRSVYASVLKDWFCLEPNDIDAVLLNTYQPLALIDPEGCLGTSIHEANQRAGDQLLNAYPNPFTERTTLDYVSNGGRVMIQVFNEQGQLVQTVMNQLMPQGSYRIDVDLGDMPAGVYYARLQNEGNQQVRNLLKVR, from the coding sequence ATGAACCGCAGGCAATTCCTCCGCACCTCTTCGGCAGCCACCGTAGGCGGCTTCACCGTGCAGGGCTTCAGCAGCCCCTTGATGCAGGCCCTCTGGAAGAATCGGGCAGCCGATGACCGCGTGCTTGTCATCATCCAACTCTTTGGCGGCAACGACGGCCTGAACACCGTGATCCCCCTCGACCAGTACAGCGTGCTCTCGGTGAAGCGCCCCTATGTGCTGATCCCGCAACCGCAGGTGCTGCCGCTGGCCGGCCTCGGCGGCACGGGCCTGCATCCCGCCATGACCGGTATGCAGGACCTCTGGCAGGACGGCAAGCTCGCCATCGTGCAGGGGGTGGGCTATCCAGAGCCGAACTTCTCGCACTTCCGCGCAACCGACATCTATGAGACCGGCGCGAATGCCGATCAATTGCTGAACTCCGGATGGACGGGGCGTTATCTCAATCAGGAGTACCCGAACTATCCAGCAGGCTACCCCAACGACGATATGCCTGATCCGCTCGCGATCCGGGTGGGCGGAGCGGTGGGCCTCGGCTTGCAGTTCCAAGGGCTCAGCATGGGTGTTTCCATCAACAGCACCGATGATCCGCTCAACCTCACCAACTACATCTATCAGGATCCGCCGAGTGCTCTATGCAATGGCGGCAAGCTCGATTTCGTGCGCCAGGTGCAGCGTCAGACGGACCTCTACGGCGATGTGATCGAAGCGGCCGCATCCGCCAACTGCGTGCAGAGCACCTTGTACCCCACGGGCAATGCCCCTGGCGCTCGTCTCGCGCAAGCGCTTAAAGTGGTAGCCAAGCTGATCTGCGGGGGATTGAAGACCAAGATCTACTGGGTGAGCCTCGGCGGGTTCGATACCCATGCCCAGCAGGTTCAGCAGGATGACCCTAGCATCGGCAATCACGCGAACCTGCTCCAAGGCCTGAGCGATTCGATCCATGCCTTCCAGGACGACCTGGGCCTGTTGGGCCTCGAGGACCGCGTGCTGGGCATGACGTTCAGCGAATTCGGCCGGCGCATCGTTGATAATGCCTCGCTCGGCACCGACCACGGCAGCACGCAGCCCATGTTCCTCTTCGGCACCAAGGTGATCCCAGGCATGCTGGGCACCAATCCGCAGATCCCGAGCAACGCCACCTACCAGACCAATCTGGCCATGCAGTACGATTTCCGCAGCGTTTACGCGAGCGTGCTCAAGGATTGGTTCTGCTTGGAGCCGAACGACATCGATGCGGTGCTGCTGAACACCTACCAGCCCCTGGCGCTGATCGATCCCGAGGGATGCCTGGGCACCAGCATCCACGAAGCCAACCAGCGCGCCGGTGATCAACTGCTGAACGCCTATCCGAATCCCTTCACCGAACGCACCACGCTTGATTACGTGAGCAACGGCGGCCGGGTCATGATCCAGGTCTTCAATGAGCAGGGCCAATTGGTGCAGACCGTCATGAACCAGCTCATGCCCCAAGGCAGCTACCGGATCGACGTGGATCTGGGCGACATGCCCGCAGGCGTCTATTACGCTCGCCTGCAGAACGAGGGGAACCAGCAGGTGCGCAACCTGCTGAAGGTACGCTGA
- the pyrF gene encoding orotidine-5'-phosphate decarboxylase, translating to MTRQRLISTIKRKRSLLCVGLDTEEHLVPEHFRAESHPVRAFNEAIVEVTHDLAVAYKLNLAFYEALGDQGWLDLEATIGYIRSKGDCFIIADAKRGDIGNTARKYAEAFFDVLDVDAITLSPYMGRDSIEPFLHRPGKWAIVLGITSNAGADDFQFIADAHGQRLFEAVIAKCAQWGSPDELMFVTGATRPEVLQQARALAPDHFFLVPGVGAQGGDLDAVLDAGMIADGGLLINSSRGVLYAGAGEEAIPMARKAAMQMQQAMARRM from the coding sequence GTGACGCGCCAGCGACTCATCAGCACCATCAAGCGGAAGCGCAGCCTGCTCTGCGTGGGCCTCGATACCGAGGAGCACTTGGTGCCCGAGCACTTCCGCGCCGAGAGCCATCCTGTTCGCGCCTTCAACGAAGCGATCGTCGAGGTCACGCACGACCTTGCCGTGGCCTACAAGCTCAACCTCGCCTTCTATGAGGCGCTCGGCGATCAGGGCTGGCTCGACCTCGAGGCCACCATCGGCTACATCCGCAGCAAGGGCGATTGCTTCATCATCGCCGACGCCAAGCGCGGCGACATCGGCAACACCGCGCGCAAGTACGCCGAGGCCTTCTTCGACGTGCTCGATGTGGATGCCATCACGCTATCGCCCTACATGGGACGCGACAGCATCGAGCCCTTCCTGCACCGTCCCGGCAAGTGGGCCATCGTGCTCGGCATCACCAGCAACGCCGGCGCCGACGATTTCCAGTTCATCGCCGATGCGCATGGCCAGCGGCTCTTCGAAGCGGTGATCGCGAAGTGCGCGCAATGGGGAAGCCCCGATGAGCTCATGTTCGTCACCGGTGCCACGCGACCCGAAGTGCTGCAACAAGCGCGCGCCCTGGCGCCCGATCATTTCTTCCTCGTGCCTGGCGTGGGCGCGCAAGGCGGCGACCTCGACGCCGTTCTCGACGCCGGAATGATCGCCGATGGCGGCCTGCTCATCAACAGCAGCCGCGGCGTGCTCTATGCCGGTGCGGGCGAAGAGGCCATCCCCATGGCGCGCAAGGCGGCGATGCAGATGCAGCAGGCGATGGCGCGGAGAATGTAG